From a single Pelmatolapia mariae isolate MD_Pm_ZW linkage group LG20, Pm_UMD_F_2, whole genome shotgun sequence genomic region:
- the si:ch211-207e14.4 gene encoding interleukin-17 receptor D: MWGLLYLFLTLCQPLCCQAEATAAPVTPQSCSLDCIQQGGPACEYCRITRSDVRKYFSHYSSSGCIPWPCFELLGDEDPKICQHYVQAPNDVKVEFLNDSNSQSDTIIVSWKPSYYGIAFLRGFQVSLQALGGTSVACQLFLFHRNLSLPASHAQRAYKSDPFPGLSLGSQYAVTVMALPVPEEWERFYRSEIFSTRSCAEKNGFEQCKNDWYPEHIEVQQEGSAITVTFNLAPPNLGIRSYFSLCYTNGRKKYTDIIPDLTTNKTHHSYQLSGLQEGTNYTCEIAANEVDAVRKMFNVHVMHTQKEDASPHSVTPSLAFILPLTLVAVAVLGGCLAIVIRRRTKLQMKKFDIQLDIINKHEEVGNQEELVSLRKNRPTPPRLLICYSSYDGPAHVKAVMQLGVFIQQHMATQVYLDLWDSLSVAEEGSMAWHCRQIRESDFVLVMCSRGFNQRPKPEDDDGDEDQAYSSDAIIQLIGAEVGRAKARGRDLSKYMAAIFEYSEETDIPTELRLISHYVLTSDLPLLFSHLHGVALHRPGAYLKIDHISEKGFAKVPAGAALQWAIYEAGMALEGKGQHSLEEGD, from the exons GGCGGTCCAGCATGTGAATACTGCAGAATAACCAGGAGTGATGTCAGAAAG TATTTTTCTCATTATTCCTCTTCAGGTTGTATTCCATGGCCATGTTTTGAGCTGCTGGGAGATGAAGACCCTAAAATCTGTCAACACTACGTCCAAGCACCAAATGATGTGAAGGTTGAGTTTTTAAATGACTCAAACTCCCAATCTGACACCATCATTGTCTCCTGGAAACCCAGTTACTATG GGATCGCCTTCCTTCGTGGCTTTCAGGTGTCCCTCCAGGCTCTGGGAGGGACTAGCGTTGCCTGTCAGCTCTTTCTCTTCCACCGCAACTTATCCCTCCCAGCTTCACATGCTCAACGG GCGTACAAGTCAGACCCGTTCCCCGGCCTCTCCCTTGGATCCCAGTATGCTGTTACTGTCATGGCTCTGCCAGTGCCTGAGGAGTGGGAGAGGTTCTACCGCAGTGAGATCTTCTCTACAAGAT CATGTGCAGAGAAGAATGGCTTTGAGCAGTGTAAAAATG ACTGGTACCCTGAACATATTGAGGTTCAGCAGGAAGGCAGCGCCATCACTGTGACCTTTAACTTGGCTCCCCCAAATCTGGGAATAAGAAGCTACTTCTCGCTGTGTTACACAAATGGCAGGAAAAAATACACCGACATAATACCT GATCTGACTACAAATAAAACTCACCATAGCTATCAGCTGAGTGGCCTTCAAGAAGGAACCAATTACACCTGTGAG ATTGCAGCTAATGAAGTGGATGCAGTTAGGAAAATGTTCAATGTTCATGTCATGCACACTCAGAAAG AAGATGCCTCTCCACACTCTGTCACGCCCTCCTTGGCTTTTATTCTTCCTCTGACTCTGGTCGCGGTAGCCGTACTTGGAGGCTGTCTGGCTATTGTCATTAGGAGGAGGACCAAGCTGCAGATGAAGAAATTTGACATACAACTAG ATATCATCAACAAACACGAGGAAGTTGGGAATCAGGAAGAATTGGTATCACTGCGCAAAAACAGGCCGACCCCTCCTCGTCTCCTGATTTGCTACAGCAGCTATGACGGCCCCGCTCATGTCAAAGCTGTCATGCAGTTAGGTGTCTTCATACAGCAGCACATGGCCACTCAG gtATATCTGGATCTTTGGGACTCTCTGAGCGTGGCTGAGGAAGGCAGCATGGCTTGGCACTGCCGGCAGATCCGGGAAAGTGACTTTGTCTTGGTGATGTGCTCTAGGGGCTTTAACCAAAGACCCAAGCCagaggatgatgatggtgatgaagaTCAGGCCTACAGCTCTGATGCAATCATCCAGCTTATTGGTGCGGAGGTGGGCCGAGCCAAAGCCCGGGGCCGGGACCTGTCCAAATACATGGCAGCCATTTTCGAGTACTCAGAGGAGACAGACATTCCCACTGAACTGAGGCTCATTTCTCACTACGTACTGACAAGTGACTTACCACTGCTCTTCTCCCACCTCCATGGAGTGGCCCTGCACAGGCCTGGGGCTTACCTTAAGATAGACCACATCTCAGAGAAAGGCTTTGCCAAGGTGCCGGCTGGAGCTGCTCTGCAGTGGGCTATCTATGAGGCTGGAATGGCATTGGAGGGAAAAGGACAGCACTCTCTGGAAGAAGGGGACTAG